One segment of Penaeus vannamei isolate JL-2024 chromosome 3, ASM4276789v1, whole genome shotgun sequence DNA contains the following:
- the LOC113805887 gene encoding uncharacterized protein, translating to MFGIVVSVVTLGLILAWTLRLPPRLLGVYSRPGFWYWLKVVVFFLLVKLRRWQGSRHKGGEDAGYGVKSRATPELMDCVQPLSEHPKAIDAVYFNSGSENGHYLVAATARRPHGVVNGVLYIRIPSLGVLQLPKTPDTMLFGDGKEFAAEGLRLSPAQAMKEWRIQYEGPMKLRGEPLSSFDVHLDAKWTSDQPYFDFDTDMDAMALARSMAREPWSREYFEDLKAAHQTHYEQMGRIEGTVVVDGHAYILRLDSMRDHSYGHKREWKHMHRYGLHMFTTEDKLQANVGIVCQPITCSQLELGYVSDGRQVIPVTSVDLPLWQHGEGGHPPTDYAFAFTAGNKEYVVEVSVVDSPQFYIGWEWESRVVERFATFKVNGRRGWGIAEWQYRYKGGRPHSYSSRDPAWASEIIKG from the exons ATGTTCGGCATAGTGGTGTCTGTGGTGACGTTGGGCCTGATTCTCGCGTGGACTCTGCGCCTTCCGCCCCGCCTCCTCGGGGTCTACAGCCGCCCCGGATTCTGGTACTGGCTCAAGGTCGTCGTGTTCTTCCTGCTGGTTAAGCTCCGCCGCTGG CAAGGGAGCAGACACAAAGGCGGCGAGGATGCTGGCTACGGCGTCAAGTCCCGAGCGACGCCCGAGCTGATGGACTGCGTTCAGCCCCTGTCCGAGCACCCGAAG GCCATAGATGCTGTCTACTTTAATTCCGGGAGTGAGAACGGTCACTATTTGGTGGCTGCCACTGCGAGGAGGCCGCACGGAGTCGTGAACGGCGTGCTGTACATTCGG ATCCCGAGTCTGGGCGTCCTGCAGCTGCCCAAGACGCCGGACACGATGCTCTTCGGGGACGGGAAGGAGTTCGCCGCCGAAGGACTCCGGCTGAGCCCCGCGCAGGCCATGAAGGAGTGGCGCATCCAGTACGAGGGACCCATGAA GCTGCGAGGAGAACCCCTGTCCTCCTTCGACGTCCACCTCGACGCCAAGTGGACGAGCGACCAGCCCTACTTCGACTTCGACACCGACATGGATGCGATGGCGCTGGCCAGGAGCATGGCGCGAGAGCCCTGGTCCAGAGAGTATTTCGAAGATCTGAAAGC GGCGCACCAGACGCACTATGAGCAGATGGGGAGGATTGAAGGGACCGTCGTCGTTGACGGACATGCGTACATTCTCCGCCTGGACTCCATGCGCGACCACAGCTATG GACACAAAAGGGAATGGAAACACATGCACAGGTATGGGCTGCACATGTTTACAACAGAAGATAAGCTGCAGGCCAATGTGGGCATTGTTTGCCAACCCATCACGTGTTCTCA GCTGGAGTTGGGCTACGTCAGCGATGGCCGCCAGGTGATTCCGGTGACGTCAGTGGACCTCCCGCTGTGGCAGCACGGGGAGGGAGGCCACCCGCCCACCGACTACGCCTTCGCTTTCACTGcag GCAACAaagaatacgtggtggaggtgtCGGTGGTGGATTCGCCGCAGTTCTACATCGGCTGGGAGTGGGAGAGCCGCGTCGTCGAGCGATTCGCGACGTTCAA